Proteins from a genomic interval of Haloterrigena sp. KLK7:
- a CDS encoding TetR/AcrR family transcriptional regulator yields the protein MNDDVATDILHATRRALCKHGYANLTLQDIAAETDTSKAMIHYYYDSKADLFTDFLEFLYEQYTDRIESVSGDSPAEHLRSLLDVLLTTADTDEGEEFRTAMLEVSAQAPYDDGIRTRLATFDELLYEELRTIIANGIDEGAFDERIDPDLIAEFLTAAINGAHTRHVAASASMDQVAEAVERYVETRLVVTGASEEVH from the coding sequence ATGAACGACGATGTAGCAACCGATATTTTGCATGCGACACGACGCGCGCTCTGCAAGCACGGATACGCGAATCTCACGCTCCAAGACATCGCTGCCGAAACGGACACGAGCAAAGCCATGATTCACTACTACTACGACAGCAAAGCGGATCTCTTTACGGACTTCCTCGAGTTCCTCTACGAGCAGTATACCGATCGGATCGAGTCGGTCTCCGGCGATAGTCCGGCGGAGCATCTCCGCTCGTTACTCGACGTCCTCCTCACGACCGCCGATACCGATGAGGGTGAGGAATTTCGAACGGCAATGCTGGAAGTGAGCGCGCAGGCCCCCTACGACGACGGGATACGGACGCGACTCGCCACGTTCGACGAGCTCCTGTACGAGGAGCTCCGGACGATCATCGCGAACGGAATCGACGAGGGAGCGTTCGACGAACGCATCGATCCCGACCTGATCGCCGAGTTTCTTACGGCAGCGATCAACGGCGCGCATACGCGTCACGTCGCGGCCAGCGCGTCGATGGATCAGGTCGCCGAGGCGGTGGAGCGATACGTCGAAACACGGCTCGTCGTCACCGGCGCGTCCGAGGAGGTGCACTGA
- a CDS encoding helix-turn-helix domain-containing protein encodes MSTEKVVLQTVSSAKQRLEELPPSAKLVYKTLEFEGECTQKELAKETRLSARTVRYAISRLEQEELIEQQVSLQDARQKRIRLRSNP; translated from the coding sequence GTGTCTACTGAGAAGGTAGTACTACAGACAGTGAGCAGCGCAAAACAACGGCTCGAAGAGTTGCCACCAAGTGCGAAGTTGGTCTACAAGACGCTGGAATTCGAGGGAGAGTGCACACAGAAAGAACTTGCCAAGGAAACCAGACTCTCAGCACGGACTGTTCGATATGCGATCTCTCGGCTTGAGCAAGAGGAGTTAATCGAGCAACAAGTGTCCTTGCAAGACGCCCGTCAGAAGCGTATTCGCTTGCGGAGTAACCCATAA
- a CDS encoding helix-turn-helix domain-containing protein has protein sequence MALIGRAEVGPPPGQSALESVPDMELLFEDIRSIGDEPWKMIVWAMGDNFEKYESALTADPTIDSYDSLTKLPEKRLYRLRLSDDGQRRTIHSVSVEHDVTIIRLTATAEKEELLARFPSRDAVVNLREACLERDRRFELISLYEEKSVKNDGGFETRYGVTTRQKEALLTALENGYFNVPRETTMEETAKELGISTSALSTRFRRGQRALLLNTLAHGETI, from the coding sequence ATGGCCCTTATAGGGAGAGCAGAAGTAGGCCCACCACCGGGGCAAAGTGCTCTGGAAAGCGTTCCTGATATGGAACTTCTTTTTGAAGATATCCGCTCAATAGGGGATGAACCGTGGAAAATGATCGTATGGGCAATGGGCGACAACTTTGAAAAATATGAAAGCGCACTTACTGCAGATCCGACAATTGATTCCTATGATTCTCTAACGAAATTGCCAGAGAAACGTTTGTACCGACTAAGACTGTCAGATGACGGCCAGCGACGGACAATCCATTCGGTTTCCGTAGAACATGATGTCACAATCATCCGTCTTACTGCGACGGCTGAAAAGGAAGAACTCTTAGCTCGATTTCCGTCACGCGATGCAGTTGTTAATTTGCGGGAGGCCTGTCTCGAACGAGATCGGCGGTTTGAATTAATCAGTCTCTATGAAGAAAAATCGGTAAAGAATGATGGGGGCTTTGAAACCCGATACGGTGTTACGACCAGGCAAAAGGAGGCCCTTCTTACTGCTCTTGAGAACGGATATTTCAATGTACCGCGGGAAACAACGATGGAAGAAACCGCCAAGGAACTCGGCATCTCTACATCTGCTCTGTCGACTCGTTTCCGGCGCGGACAGCGAGCACTGCTTCTCAATACGTTAGCCCATGGTGAGACTATTTGA
- a CDS encoding mannonate dehydratase has product MVQPALVLPPQPDERWELAKQMGVTDAVIHPLEIGNDKTTWAYDELRQLQNWLENAGLEFSVLEGSVPLTDRIRLGLDGRDEDIEEFKQFLRNCGDLGIPVVCYDWMAGVRWARTEAHVETRGDSLATGYDNAKMQGGPTVPASEKSHEEIFGALAYFLEEVVPVAEEADVRLGLHPDDPPRESVRDVPRIANSIENYERILNVVDSEYNGVTFCQGNFAAMGVNIPSTIRRFGEKINFVHFRDVEGDADRFVETWHDNGPTDMHAAMTAYDEAVDDNVPMRPDHVPTMAGEDNSNPGYHMKGRLFAIGYMRGLSDSL; this is encoded by the coding sequence ATGGTACAGCCAGCCTTAGTACTACCACCGCAACCTGACGAACGATGGGAACTAGCAAAGCAAATGGGTGTTACGGACGCTGTGATTCACCCGTTAGAGATTGGTAACGACAAAACGACATGGGCGTATGACGAACTCCGACAACTACAAAACTGGCTCGAGAATGCTGGGCTCGAGTTCTCCGTTCTCGAAGGAAGCGTTCCGTTGACCGACCGTATTCGACTCGGTCTCGACGGGCGTGACGAGGATATCGAGGAGTTCAAACAATTCCTTCGAAACTGTGGTGATCTCGGGATCCCCGTCGTCTGTTACGATTGGATGGCCGGCGTTCGCTGGGCGCGTACCGAAGCGCACGTCGAAACTCGCGGAGACTCGCTCGCCACCGGCTACGATAACGCGAAAATGCAGGGCGGGCCGACCGTACCAGCTTCCGAGAAAAGCCACGAGGAGATTTTCGGGGCCCTAGCGTACTTCCTTGAGGAAGTCGTTCCAGTTGCCGAAGAGGCAGACGTCCGACTAGGACTTCATCCCGACGACCCGCCTCGCGAATCGGTTCGTGATGTTCCTCGAATAGCGAACAGCATCGAGAATTACGAACGGATACTGAACGTTGTCGATAGCGAATATAACGGTGTCACGTTCTGCCAAGGAAACTTTGCGGCGATGGGGGTCAACATCCCGTCGACGATCCGTCGATTCGGTGAAAAGATTAACTTCGTTCATTTCCGAGACGTCGAAGGAGATGCCGACCGTTTCGTCGAAACGTGGCACGACAACGGGCCGACGGATATGCACGCAGCGATGACGGCATACGACGAAGCAGTTGACGACAACGTACCGATGCGACCGGATCACGTCCCAACGATGGCCGGAGAAGACAATTCCAATCCCGGTTACCACATGAAGGGGCGTCTCTTCGCTATCGGATACATGCGTGGTCTCTCGGATTCGCTGTAA
- a CDS encoding glycoside hydrolase family 2 TIM barrel-domain containing protein, whose amino-acid sequence MHLLSYPRESVSLDGTWQAIPDQYEMYDGYFEDFVDDDDEDNPAGFSPKSIYELGASEQEGMPVDFNVHDGYSVDIPASLGEEITEFRHYEGWVWFAKTFDWDADTAGDSSHLKFGAINYKAEVWLNGERLGEHEGGFTPFSFDVTDELVDGENLLVVKVDNKRYDDGIPNASTDWFNFGGINRSVEVVSVPETYVRNYKLETELSEDSVDLHIDAWVENAVDDTEVTASFPKLDVSIELTADDDGVFTGEATLSRDDVTLWSPSDPQLYTVRVAADDDMIEDEVGLREIDVVNGNLLLNGEEIWLRGIALHEESAGKGRALNLEDVEERFEWITELGCNYARLAHYPHTEAMARKADEEGILLWEEVPAYWDINFGDEEIQELYRQQLRELIQRDWNRASVALWSIANETDHKDDTRNEVLPEMADYVRELDDTRLVTAACFVDETDDGILLKDPLQEHLDVVGINQYYGWYYGDADDMEQFQENPDGTPVLISETGGGAKWGHHGDEDERWTEEFQAAIYRGQTDAIDGNDQIAGMAPWILFDFRAPMRQNDHQRGYNRKGLVDQHGRKKQAFHVLREFYQKKRS is encoded by the coding sequence ATGCACTTGTTATCGTACCCACGGGAGTCCGTCTCGCTCGACGGAACGTGGCAAGCGATTCCCGACCAGTATGAGATGTACGACGGCTACTTCGAGGATTTCGTCGATGACGACGACGAGGATAATCCCGCCGGGTTTTCACCCAAATCGATCTACGAACTCGGCGCCTCCGAGCAAGAGGGGATGCCGGTCGATTTCAACGTCCACGACGGCTATTCCGTCGATATCCCAGCGAGCTTGGGGGAAGAGATCACCGAGTTCCGCCATTACGAGGGCTGGGTCTGGTTCGCGAAGACGTTCGACTGGGACGCCGATACGGCCGGCGATAGCTCACACCTCAAATTTGGTGCAATCAATTACAAAGCGGAAGTCTGGCTCAACGGCGAACGACTGGGCGAACACGAAGGCGGGTTCACGCCGTTCAGTTTCGACGTCACTGACGAGTTGGTTGACGGAGAGAACCTGCTAGTCGTCAAAGTCGACAACAAGCGCTACGACGACGGGATCCCCAACGCCAGCACCGACTGGTTCAACTTCGGTGGGATCAACCGGTCGGTCGAGGTCGTCTCGGTGCCGGAGACGTACGTTCGCAACTACAAGCTTGAGACGGAACTGTCCGAAGACAGCGTTGACCTCCATATCGACGCGTGGGTCGAAAACGCCGTCGACGATACTGAAGTGACGGCCTCGTTCCCCAAACTGGATGTATCGATAGAGCTAACCGCTGACGATGACGGGGTTTTCACCGGGGAAGCAACGCTCTCTCGGGATGACGTCACCCTATGGAGTCCCTCGGATCCGCAGCTGTACACCGTTCGAGTCGCAGCCGACGACGATATGATCGAGGACGAGGTCGGGCTTCGCGAGATTGACGTCGTCAACGGCAATCTGCTGCTCAATGGCGAGGAGATCTGGCTCAGGGGAATCGCGCTGCACGAGGAGTCCGCTGGAAAGGGGCGTGCGCTCAACCTCGAGGACGTCGAAGAGCGGTTCGAGTGGATCACCGAGCTCGGCTGTAACTACGCCCGGCTCGCGCACTACCCACACACCGAAGCGATGGCGCGGAAAGCCGACGAGGAGGGGATCCTCCTCTGGGAAGAGGTCCCGGCCTACTGGGACATCAACTTCGGTGACGAGGAAATCCAGGAGCTGTACCGCCAGCAGCTCCGAGAGCTGATCCAGCGTGACTGGAACCGGGCGTCAGTCGCCCTCTGGTCGATCGCCAACGAAACTGACCACAAGGACGATACCCGGAACGAAGTACTCCCGGAGATGGCCGACTACGTCCGCGAACTAGACGACACTCGGCTCGTCACCGCCGCGTGCTTCGTCGACGAAACCGATGATGGAATCCTTCTCAAGGATCCGTTGCAAGAGCACCTCGACGTGGTCGGGATCAACCAGTACTACGGCTGGTACTACGGCGACGCCGACGACATGGAGCAGTTCCAGGAGAATCCTGACGGGACGCCGGTCCTGATCTCGGAGACCGGTGGAGGTGCGAAGTGGGGCCACCACGGTGACGAGGACGAGCGCTGGACCGAGGAGTTCCAGGCCGCGATCTATCGCGGACAGACGGATGCGATCGACGGGAACGATCAGATCGCCGGGATGGCTCCGTGGATCCTCTTTGACTTCCGGGCACCGATGCGGCAGAATGACCACCAGCGCGGCTACAATCGCAAGGGCCTCGTTGATCAGCACGGCCGCAAGAAGCAGGCGTTCCACGTACTCCGGGAGTTCTATCAGAAAAAACGGTCCTGA
- a CDS encoding SDR family oxidoreductase, with protein sequence MTVPNDFEIDGKVCVITGGSGVLGSAMAKAIGENGGTVVLLARGEEKLQETSDELAERDIEHSTIPASVLDRAELDAAAETVVDEYGRIDVLINAAGGNHPDATTDPDTSFFDLPKEGLEQVVNVNFVGTVLASQAFGEYMVEQEDGVILNVSSMNAFTPLTKIPGYSGAKAAVSNFTEWLAVHMAQEYSPDIRVNAIAPGFFLTEQNRYLLIDEETGEYTDRGQTIIDHTPQGRFGDPEDLSTTVLWLIAPGSEFVTGTVIPIDGGFSAFSGV encoded by the coding sequence ATGACGGTCCCAAATGACTTCGAGATCGACGGCAAAGTGTGCGTGATCACGGGCGGTTCGGGTGTTCTCGGCTCGGCGATGGCAAAAGCCATCGGCGAGAACGGTGGAACGGTCGTACTCCTCGCCCGTGGCGAGGAGAAACTGCAGGAGACCAGCGATGAACTCGCGGAGCGGGACATCGAGCACAGCACGATCCCAGCGTCAGTCCTCGATCGCGCGGAACTGGACGCGGCCGCCGAAACGGTCGTCGACGAGTACGGACGCATCGATGTCCTCATTAACGCCGCTGGCGGGAACCACCCTGATGCGACGACCGATCCAGATACGTCTTTCTTCGACCTGCCGAAGGAGGGACTCGAACAAGTGGTGAACGTCAACTTCGTCGGGACGGTCCTTGCATCGCAGGCCTTCGGCGAGTACATGGTTGAACAGGAGGACGGTGTTATTCTGAACGTCTCGTCGATGAACGCGTTTACGCCACTAACTAAGATTCCGGGCTACTCGGGCGCGAAGGCCGCCGTCTCGAACTTCACTGAATGGTTGGCCGTCCACATGGCCCAGGAGTACTCTCCCGACATTCGCGTCAACGCGATTGCACCCGGGTTCTTCCTCACTGAGCAGAACCGCTACCTGTTGATAGACGAGGAGACAGGAGAGTACACTGACCGCGGGCAGACGATCATCGATCATACCCCGCAGGGACGGTTCGGCGATCCCGAGGATCTCTCGACGACCGTGCTCTGGCTGATCGCCCCCGGGTCCGAGTTCGTCACCGGGACGGTGATCCCGATCGACGGCGGGTTCTCGGCATTTAGCGGCGTCTAA
- the uxaC gene encoding glucuronate isomerase, which yields MGFLGDGYLLDSEAAEALYADIESLPIVDPHTHADLAEIVANDGWDDIWEVEGATDHYVWTMMRKQGIPERKITGDASNKEKWLALASEFPNFAGNPSYEWIHLDLQRRFGIEKPISESTAEEIWAETKAQLATDSMRPQQLLSEMNVEVFCTTDDPTSNLELHERAERSVDVRPTWRLDRALHIGRDSWYEFVDQLERATGTDTGSFSGFLEALEETHDYFDAHGCRASDLSLEQIVTRPVGRRRARDIYRKTLEGRNLAERDVNDFQAFLIETVGRLNAEKDWVTQLHLGAVRDYRDRLYDTVGADAGGDVSTQSIELADNLAYFLNEFDGETEIVLYTVDPTHYPTITTIARAFPNVSVGPAWWFNDSPYGIEKQLKYAGSVDLLANHAGMVSDSRKLLSYGSRFEMFRRTLANVVGEMVERERLPMAHAEHLVEYLAYERPKSLYGFE from the coding sequence ATGGGATTCCTTGGTGACGGCTACCTGCTCGACTCGGAGGCCGCCGAAGCACTGTACGCCGATATCGAATCACTGCCGATTGTCGATCCGCACACCCACGCGGATTTGGCCGAAATCGTCGCGAACGATGGCTGGGATGATATCTGGGAGGTCGAAGGCGCCACCGATCACTACGTCTGGACGATGATGCGAAAGCAGGGCATCCCCGAACGGAAGATCACGGGTGATGCCTCGAACAAGGAGAAGTGGCTCGCCCTCGCGTCGGAGTTTCCTAACTTCGCCGGCAATCCGAGCTACGAGTGGATCCACCTCGATCTGCAACGCCGCTTCGGTATCGAGAAGCCGATCTCCGAATCGACGGCCGAGGAGATCTGGGCCGAGACGAAAGCACAACTGGCGACGGACTCGATGCGTCCACAGCAACTGCTCTCGGAGATGAACGTCGAGGTGTTCTGTACGACCGACGATCCGACCTCGAACCTCGAACTCCACGAGCGAGCCGAGCGATCCGTCGACGTCCGGCCGACGTGGCGACTCGACCGCGCGCTACACATCGGCCGGGACTCCTGGTACGAGTTCGTCGACCAACTTGAGCGAGCGACCGGCACTGATACCGGCTCCTTCTCTGGGTTCCTCGAGGCGCTCGAGGAGACCCACGACTACTTCGACGCCCACGGCTGTCGGGCGAGCGATCTCAGCCTTGAGCAGATCGTGACGCGCCCGGTGGGCCGGCGACGTGCACGGGATATCTATCGTAAGACACTCGAGGGACGGAATCTCGCGGAAAGAGACGTCAACGACTTTCAGGCGTTCCTGATTGAAACGGTCGGCCGACTCAACGCAGAGAAAGACTGGGTCACCCAGCTCCACCTCGGTGCGGTTCGGGACTACCGTGATCGGCTGTACGATACCGTCGGCGCCGACGCCGGGGGTGACGTCTCGACGCAGTCGATCGAACTGGCCGACAATCTGGCGTACTTCCTGAACGAGTTCGACGGCGAGACGGAGATCGTGCTCTACACCGTCGATCCAACTCACTATCCGACGATCACGACCATCGCTCGAGCGTTCCCGAACGTGAGCGTCGGTCCGGCGTGGTGGTTCAACGACAGTCCGTACGGTATCGAGAAACAGTTGAAGTACGCGGGCTCTGTCGATCTCCTGGCCAATCACGCCGGCATGGTCAGCGACTCGCGGAAACTACTGTCGTACGGCTCCCGATTCGAGATGTTTCGTCGGACTCTCGCGAACGTGGTCGGCGAGATGGTCGAGCGAGAACGGCTGCCGATGGCCCACGCGGAACACCTCGTAGAGTACTTGGCTTACGAACGGCCGAAGTCCCTCTACGGATTCGAATAA
- a CDS encoding IclR family transcriptional regulator: MPTDTPRKIATVKKTGRIIEALQKRGSAGITEIADDVGFSKSTVHGHLATLHEDGMVVKEGHKYRLSLRFLDIAESVKRTVAKHDIVREQVRELADATGEVVHFGAKEEGRVVYIEKSRGDSAVQTKSRIGGRMPMHSTGLGKAMLAELPAADVERIVAEHGLEQRTEHTITDVEELYAELEETAERGYSIDDEENIPGIRCIGMAVSVPETEVIGALSISGPSQRMTDERIEDELQPKLAQAANVIEVNSLYS; the protein is encoded by the coding sequence ATGCCGACAGATACGCCGAGAAAGATCGCTACAGTGAAGAAAACCGGCAGAATCATCGAGGCCTTACAGAAGCGGGGCAGCGCCGGCATCACGGAGATCGCGGACGACGTGGGGTTCTCGAAAAGTACCGTCCACGGACACCTCGCGACGCTTCACGAAGACGGGATGGTCGTCAAGGAAGGCCATAAGTACCGATTGAGTCTGCGATTTCTGGACATCGCCGAGTCCGTAAAGCGGACGGTCGCGAAACACGATATCGTTCGCGAGCAGGTGCGCGAACTCGCGGACGCCACCGGAGAGGTCGTCCACTTTGGTGCGAAAGAGGAGGGGCGTGTCGTCTATATCGAGAAGTCGAGGGGAGACTCAGCGGTCCAGACTAAGTCGAGAATCGGTGGCCGAATGCCGATGCACTCGACGGGGCTTGGAAAGGCGATGCTGGCAGAGTTACCGGCCGCGGACGTCGAACGGATCGTCGCCGAACACGGGCTCGAGCAGCGAACCGAACATACGATCACGGACGTCGAGGAGTTGTATGCGGAACTCGAGGAGACGGCCGAACGCGGATACTCGATCGACGACGAGGAGAACATTCCGGGCATCCGCTGTATCGGCATGGCCGTCAGCGTCCCAGAAACGGAGGTGATCGGCGCGTTGAGTATCTCGGGTCCGTCACAGCGGATGACCGATGAGCGGATCGAGGACGAACTCCAGCCGAAACTTGCGCAGGCGGCAAACGTCATCGAAGTGAATTCGCTGTACTCGTAG
- a CDS encoding aldehyde dehydrogenase family protein, translated as MASSYKNFVNGQWVESETNSTFEVRNPAQTDELVGEYQDSGLADVEAAVEAAADAQDDWAGTPGPERGDLLKRVGTLLEQRKDETTEALVREEGKTRAEAAGEVQRAIDIFAYYGQKTRDLGGTVKSASGRNTELATRQEPLGTVALVTPWNYPIAIPAWKLAPALAAGNTAVVKPASAAPGMARVLFECLEEAGLPDGVANLVTGSGSNVGTPLVENQAIDGVSFTGSTAVGTQVAQTATDDLKRVQCEMGGKNPTVVMPSADVNEAVEIVGQGAFGTTGQSCTAASRAIVHDQIYDEFVDAMVEYAESVEIGPGLDDPDMGPHVTESELQSTLEYVEIGQDEGATLETGGERLTDGEYADGYYVEPAVFSDVDNEMRIAQEEVFGPVLAVIRANDFEDALSLANDVDYGLSASIVTQDTTEANEFLDRIEAGVAKVNEKTTGLELHVPFGGYKNSSTNTYREQGDAGLDFFTTTKTIYRNY; from the coding sequence ATGGCAAGCAGCTACAAGAACTTTGTAAACGGACAGTGGGTCGAATCCGAGACGAATTCAACCTTCGAGGTTAGAAATCCGGCACAGACCGACGAATTGGTCGGCGAATACCAAGACTCGGGTCTGGCAGATGTCGAGGCCGCCGTCGAGGCAGCCGCCGACGCACAAGACGACTGGGCCGGCACGCCGGGCCCGGAACGAGGCGACCTCCTCAAGCGAGTGGGAACGCTTCTCGAGCAGCGCAAAGACGAGACGACCGAGGCGCTCGTCCGTGAAGAGGGGAAAACGCGCGCCGAGGCAGCCGGCGAGGTTCAGCGTGCGATCGACATTTTCGCGTACTACGGACAGAAGACACGCGATCTCGGGGGTACCGTCAAATCCGCGAGCGGTCGCAACACGGAACTCGCGACCAGACAGGAGCCGCTCGGAACGGTCGCATTGGTGACCCCGTGGAACTACCCAATCGCGATTCCGGCATGGAAGCTCGCGCCGGCGCTGGCCGCCGGAAACACGGCGGTCGTCAAGCCCGCTTCGGCGGCCCCTGGCATGGCACGGGTTCTCTTCGAGTGTCTCGAGGAGGCAGGGCTCCCCGATGGCGTGGCGAATTTAGTCACGGGATCGGGGAGCAACGTCGGCACGCCGCTCGTCGAAAACCAGGCGATCGACGGCGTCTCGTTCACGGGGAGTACGGCCGTCGGGACGCAGGTCGCACAGACGGCGACCGACGACCTCAAACGCGTCCAGTGTGAAATGGGCGGGAAGAACCCGACGGTCGTGATGCCGAGTGCCGACGTCAACGAGGCGGTGGAGATCGTCGGCCAGGGTGCGTTCGGAACGACAGGCCAGTCCTGCACCGCCGCCTCTCGAGCGATCGTCCACGACCAGATTTACGACGAGTTCGTCGACGCAATGGTCGAGTACGCCGAGTCTGTGGAAATCGGTCCCGGACTCGACGACCCTGATATGGGACCCCATGTCACTGAGTCGGAACTCCAGTCGACGCTCGAGTATGTCGAGATCGGCCAAGACGAGGGCGCGACACTCGAAACCGGCGGGGAACGTCTCACGGACGGGGAATACGCGGATGGCTACTACGTGGAACCGGCCGTCTTCTCGGACGTCGACAACGAGATGCGGATTGCACAGGAGGAGGTCTTCGGACCGGTGCTGGCGGTCATTCGCGCCAACGACTTCGAGGACGCGCTGTCGCTTGCGAACGACGTCGACTACGGGCTTTCGGCGAGCATCGTGACGCAGGATACGACCGAAGCCAACGAGTTCCTTGATCGCATCGAAGCGGGCGTCGCCAAAGTCAACGAAAAGACGACCGGGCTAGAATTGCACGTCCCCTTCGGCGGCTACAAGAATTCCTCCACGAACACTTACCGAGAACAAGGTGACGCCGGATTGGACTTCTTCACGACGACAAAGACGATCTACCGCAACTACTAA